One genomic segment of Sebaldella sp. S0638 includes these proteins:
- the xrtK gene encoding exosortase K, which produces MSENIKLEKIIIYLFTAIVSFAVYIFLTTDIRITLIPHISTIKLLYPMQFEFIPGTGYREAGGLFIIGESCIGAKLFICLFLILTICRVDRYDGFFKKISSILLFCITAVFLAYIATVFRITASIPFCGMENFQLIHTIFSLMVYFGTGLGLYAFLNYRSEKKS; this is translated from the coding sequence ATGTCTGAAAATATCAAGCTGGAAAAAATTATTATTTATTTATTTACTGCTATTGTTTCTTTTGCTGTTTATATATTCTTAACAACAGATATAAGAATTACACTTATACCGCATATTTCAACTATAAAACTGCTGTATCCCATGCAGTTCGAATTTATTCCGGGGACAGGATACCGTGAAGCAGGCGGTTTGTTTATAATAGGGGAAAGCTGTATTGGTGCAAAATTATTTATATGTTTGTTTCTAATACTTACTATATGCCGGGTAGACAGATATGACGGTTTTTTCAAAAAAATAAGCAGTATTCTGTTATTTTGCATTACAGCGGTTTTTCTTGCATATATAGCAACGGTATTTAGAATTACAGCAAGTATACCTTTTTGCGGGATGGAGAATTTTCAGCTGATTCATACAATTTTTTCACTTATGGTATATTTTGGCACAGGGCTTGGATTATATGCATTTTTAAATTACAGATCAGAAAAAAAATCATAA